A stretch of DNA from Doryrhamphus excisus isolate RoL2022-K1 chromosome 6, RoL_Dexc_1.0, whole genome shotgun sequence:
attcataatgccgcctacagagaacatactaactccttatttctaaaatcacaaacactTCAATCTtcataatgcataaggctaaaaataaccaattagctaaaaatgtcatccaatacttctctacaagagaggagaaatatgatctcagggaatacccattatgtcattggaaaaaattgaaaaatttaaaatttaaaatttaaaatttaaaatttaaaatttaaaattttaaaaaatttaaaattaaaaaaataaataaataaaaaatttaaaaattaaaaaaaatttaaaatttaaaatttaaaatttaaaatttaaaatttaaaatttaaaataaaaaataaaaaataaaaaataaaaaataaaaataaaaataaaaaataaaaaataaaaaattaaaaaattaaaaaattaaaaactaaaaaactaaaaataaaaaatcaaaaatcaaaaatcaaaaatcaaaaaatcaaaaatcaaaaatcaaaaatcaaaaaatttaaaaatttaaaaatttaaaaatttaaaactcaaactatattaggaaagcaggaagtgaacaaatgtaacagttactgattgtaaaagtaccagatggaggggtaggatttcataagctttgcttcttcctactccttttggacatgtagaactgtgaactgattatgggatgcattcaattgtaatctgatgcatgttcaaatgaaataaaaccattaccattaccattaccattaccattaccattactacaaATGGCTTTAACTAATGAGATGTAAGGTTACATTTCATGTTTATATGATTCCACAGGTCTTCTGATGTTTGCCATCACCCACATCCTCTACTCATCTGCGTTTGGGATGAAGCCCCTCAACGTGTGTGCAGGCCTGGTGATCACGGCGGTGTCCAGTTTGAGCTACTTTCTCCTCTACCCTTACCTGTCGGGCCCCTTCACCTACCTGGTGGCCGTCTACATCGCTCTGATCGGCTTCATGGGCTGGAGGGCCATCGCAGGCCTGCAATTAGCCAACGATCTGTGGACCTGGACCAAGCTGTCGGCCTGCCTTGGCGCCGTTCTCTTCATGGTGTCCGACCTCACCATTGCCGTCAACAAGTTCTGCTTCCCCGTGCCGCACTCACGTGCAATCATCATGGCGACGTATTACGCCGCTCAGATGCTGATAGCGTTGTCAGCTGTGGAATGCCAGGATGCGGAGGTCGCCAGGAAGAGGATATGAGGACTCGGTGTCTCCGTGGTATCCTGCTTACGAGCCCCTACAAGGTGGTAGTCGCTTCCCTGGTGATCATGGACACATCTCACTACCACATCCCTAAGCCTCAGCCCTCATTTCCAttgttaccatagcaactggAGCACCACAGCCATGTATGATAACCCCACACTTTTTTCTTACCATGAAGCTGCGGTTGGGTCGTATTATCTTCAGCTTCTTCCAGCAACAATCCGACCTGGTATTCAAATGCCTCTTGCAACTGACTGACCAACGATGTGTGCACGGTATCGTTATCCCGCTCTACAAAGTATTAGGTGTAATTATTTTTCGTTTAAGAGGTGCATGCCACTCTGGACCTTTTTTGACGGGGGGTGCAAATGTACATGTGGATTTACAGTAAGTGTTGCATTCACGTACGTACATTACTTTTACCACGTCGTTCCCAGACTTGAGACGCTTAAAAAtccacttaatttttttttccatgcaatTTCATAACATTTCCTTGTCTTTTAGTTATGTAGCGTCTCAGTCAACCAGGTCTACAACTGTTGATTTTGTCCTCTCAAAAAAGGGATTTATGACAGACTTGCCCGTGTTTGGCTCCGCCCCTTATGCTAGTCTGTCTTACCCTGTATTGACGATGATATTTTCGAAGGAAAAGTAcactttttgcccatcatttacaattttacacatatttctttccattttctgtgcattctaatgagagaaaacaagttaatatgagctaccTAACAATGTACATCATGAGATCTATTGTACCTATTTTGGCGCTAAAGCcctaacaaacaaaacaaaacaaaaaaaagccaacagtgTTCAATTTACATAAGTgactgtatattaaccaagctacggcgatattgttattatagcaACTAACacgaaaaactatatttatctggcggTGTAACACAACGCCTTGCTAGCCGCTAGTCTCAGCTAGTAAGGCGTTGTGTTACTGGCCGCTAGTCTCAGCTAGTAAGGCGTTGTGTTACACCGCCAGATATAGTTTTTCTAGCCGTTatcgtagcagctaacatgaaaaactacatCTGGCGGTGTAACACAACACCTTGCTAGCCGCTAGTCTCAGCTAGTAAGGCGTTGTGTTACTGGCCGCTAGTCTCAGCTAGTAAGGCGTTGTGTTACACCGCCAGATATAGTTTTTCTAGCCGTTatcgtagcagctaacatgaaaaactacatCTGGCGGTGTAACACAACGCCTTGCTAGCCGCTAGTCTCAGCTAGTAAGGCGTTGTGTGACACCGCCAGATATAGTTTTTCTAGCCGTTatcgtagcagctaacatg
This window harbors:
- the LOC131131311 gene encoding lysoplasmalogenase-like protein TMEM86A, which gives rise to MVSPVTVVKSEGPKLVPFFKSTCVYFVLWLPTSSPSWFSALIKCLPIFCLWVFLLAHGFSFLGAHSSARKILAGLIFSALGDAFLIWQEQGYFVHGLLMFAITHILYSSAFGMKPLNVCAGLVITAVSSLSYFLLYPYLSGPFTYLVAVYIALIGFMGWRAIAGLQLANDLWTWTKLSACLGAVLFMVSDLTIAVNKFCFPVPHSRAIIMATYYAAQMLIALSAVECQDAEVARKRI